A single region of the Pogoniulus pusillus isolate bPogPus1 chromosome Z, bPogPus1.pri, whole genome shotgun sequence genome encodes:
- the STARD4 gene encoding LOW QUALITY PROTEIN: stAR-related lipid transfer protein 4 (The sequence of the model RefSeq protein was modified relative to this genomic sequence to represent the inferred CDS: substituted 1 base at 1 genomic stop codon), whose amino-acid sequence MAVPLAEYRGRDGGRALTTDSALLATKLWNTLIQYHGIGDSERRVAKKTKDATVWYKLSEEFSGYLYKVQGVVEDVTDRVVDHICPGPYRLDWDSLMTTMDILEMFEENCCVMRYTTAGQLWNIVAPREFIDFSYTTSYEDGLLTCCISLDYGEVRPDFVHGFNHPCGWFCVPLKDYPSHSLLTGYIQTELXGMLPQSAVDTAMSITLANFYSDLKKALKT is encoded by the exons ATGGCAGTGCCACtagcagagtacagaggcagagacGGAGGCAGAGCTTTGACCACAG ATTCAGCACTCTTGGCTACCAAGCTGTGGAATACTCTGATTCAGTACCATGGCATCGGAGACAGCGAACGGCGAGTTGCGAAGAAAACT AAAGATGCAACTGTGTGGTATAAACTATCAGAAGAATTCAGTGGATACCT CTATAAAGTTCAAGGAGTGGTAGAAGATGTTACTGACAGAGTAGTGGATCATATTTGCCCTGGGCCTTACAGGCTAGACTGGGACAGCTTAATGACTACAATGGACATCTTGGAAATGTTTGAAGAG AACTGCTGTGTGATGCGCTACACCACAGCTGGCCAGCTCTGGAACATCGTAGCACCAAGGGAATTTATAGATTTCTCTTACACTACAAGCTATGAGGATGGGCTTCTAacatgtt GTATAAGCTTAGACTACGGAGAGGTGAGACCTGACTTTGTCCATGGATTCAATCACCCTTGTGGTTGGTTCTGCGTTCCTCTTAAGGACTATCCTAGCCACAGTCTTTTGACAGGCTATATTCAGACTGAACTGTGAGGGATGCTACCACAATCTGCAGTAGACACTGCCATGTCTATTACCTTGGCCAATTTCTACTCTGATCTGAAAAAGGCACTGAAAACATAG